From Kitasatospora sp. MAP12-44:
CGAGATCTCCACCGACCCCGCCCGCCTCGACGCCGAGCTGATCCACCGCTGGCTCTCGCTCGACGCCTACTGGGCACTCGGCGTCACCCGCGACAAGCAGGACCAGGCGATCGCCGGTTCGCTCAACTTCGGCCTCTACGCGAGCCCCGGCACGGGCGAGGGCGGCGCCCAACTCGGCTACGCCCGGGTGGTCACCGACCGGGCCACCTTCGCCTGGCTCTGCGACGTCTACATCGCCCCCGCCGCGCGCGGCCGGGGGCTGGGCACGGCGCTGGCCGCCGCCGTCCGCGACCACCTCGCCGGCTACGACCTGCGCCGCGTCATGCTGGCCACCGCGGACGCCCACGAGGTCTACGCCAAGGTCGGATTCGCGCCGCTGGCCACGGTGGAGAAGTGGATGCTCCTGGGCAAGCAGTGACCGCGGTCGCCCGCAACAGCCCTACTCACGGGCGCTGAGCAGTTCGTCCCAGTGCTCCTCCGCCCACGCGCAGGCGGCCGCCATGGGTTCGAGCATGCTGCGGCCCAGCGGAGTCAGCTCGTACTCGACATGCGGGGTGGCCTCGGCGTAGACGGTGCGCTTGACCAGGCCGTCGCGTTCAAGGGACCGCAGTGACTGGGTGAGGACCTTGGGGGTGACGCGGCCCAGCGGCACCCGCAACTCGGAGAAGCGGCGCGGTCCGTGCTCAAGGCAGCGGATGACCAGCGCCGCCCACTTGTCACCGAACCGGATCGGATTGAGCGAGGACGGGCACAGTTCATCGAACATGTCGGCGGGCAGCGGTTCCCTCATGGCCTCACGATAGCCGGTATCCAACTGGTAACCGCTGCCCCCGATATGGTCGGCGAACCGGCTGGGGCACAGGTGCTCCGGCCCTGGTGAGAGGCGATTCCTCATGAACATCGTGGTCTTCGGTGCGGGTGGCCGGATCGGGCGGCAGGCCGTCGCCGAGGCGAGCCGGCGCGGCCACCAGGTCACCGCCGTGGTGCGTGACCCCGCAGGCCACGGCGAGTTGGCCGGGGCGCGGGCGGTGGCGGGCGATGTCACGGATGCGGCGAGCATCGAGCAGGTGGCCGCCGGACACGATGCCGCCGTCAACGCCGCCGTGGACCTGTCCGTTCCGCCGCACGACTTCTTCACCGCGTCGTCCCGCGCCCTGACGGCCGGCCTGGCGAAGGCCGGCGTGCACCGCCTGGTGACGGTCGGCCTCGCATCGATCATGCCCGGAGCGTCCGGTGCCCCGCTGATGGACGAGCCCGGCTACCCGAACGAGTACCGACCCTTCTATCTCGGCCACGCGGCAGGCCTCGACGAGCTTCGAAGCTGCACCCTCGACTGGGCATACGTGGCCCCCGCAGGCGACTTCGACCACGCTGGCCCGGTCACCGGCCGCTACCAGCTCGCCGAGCACGGCGACCCGGCCAGCCGGATCACGCCAGCGGACTTCGCCATCGCCCTGCTCGACGAGGTCGATGCGCCCCGCCACCACCGTGCCGCCCTCACCGTCCGGGAGGCATGATGCCCGTTCTCCACGACAGCCCCAACGCCTGGGTCGCCGAGCACATTCGCCGCTTCCAGGAGACCGGAGGCCGACCCCGACCGGACGTGAACGACCTGCTGCTGACCACCCGAGGCCGGCGCACCGGCGAACTGCGCCGCACCGCCCTGGTCTACCAACACGACAGCGACCGCTACGTCCTGGCGGCCTCCAACAACGGCGCGGACCACCACCCGGCCTGGTACCTCAACCTGCTCGCCGACCCGTCCGTCACCGTGCAGGTGGGCACGGACACCTTCGCCGCACACGCCCGCCCCGCCACCGAGGCAGAGCGCCCACAGCTGTGGCACCTGATGGTCGCAGCCACGCCCCAGTACGCGGCCTACCAGCAGCAGACCACCCGCGAAATCCCCATCGTCCTCCTGGAACCCGCCCGCTGACCGCAACGTCCCAAGGAGCGCCAACTCCCCTGCGCCACACGCGAAACTGTGACTGTCACTGTTTCCCCGGGCCGCCGCGCCTGCGGTGCTTCGGCGAGGACGCCCAGATTAGGAACAGTTCAGCTGTCTCAGCGCCCTGGGTGACTCATTAGGAGTGAGCTGACGGCTGCTCAGCTCGTGAAGGAGCCCCCTGCCGGGGTGTCTCAGGAAATCCCGGAATCCGTTATTCTTCCGTGCCCATTCGGAGGCGTCTCGGGAATGGCGGCGTACGCAACAGGTACGCGGGCGGGTTGCCATGATGGGGGCGTGACCTTCGATAGCCAGAAGCCGCCCCAGTCGGCTGTCCGCGTGATGCACCTACGTCGCCCATACCTCGATCTGGTTGCCTCCGGAGCCAAGACAGTCGAGGTTCGGGTCACCTATCCCAACCGTCGCGATCTGGCACCCGGGCAGCTGATCCGCTTCCAGGCAGAGGGAGCGCACGTCCTGACCCGGGTCACCAGAGTCAGCCGGTACGCCTCCTTCGAAGAGATGCTCGATCACGAAGACGTGGCCGCGATCAGCGGGGTACCTGAGTCCAGGGAAGAGCTGCTGACCGCGATCAGATCAATCTATGACGAGACGAAAGAGTCACTTGGGGTGATCACGTTGGAGGTGCATGTAGTGACTTCCGAGAGCTGAGCGGTAGTTGGCATCCTGCTACTGCTCGTAGGCCCATGCGCGGCCAGTCTGCCGATACTGCTCGACGGGGATGGGGTCAACGCCGGTGCGCATCCGGGCGGTGTAGAGGAGTCCGTCGAGGTGGTCGATCTCGTGGTGGACCAACCGGGCGAGCCCGCGTTCGTACGTGGTGACCACTGGCTGGCCGTCCAGCGTGGTGGTCTCCACGGTGATCCGCAGCGGGCGGGGCACCAGGCCACGCACGTCGAAGAAGGACAGGCAGCCCTCGAACTGCTCGTCCGCCTCGTTGGAGCGGTCGGTGATGCGGGGGTTTAGCAGGACGATCGCCGGAGTGCCGGTCTCGGCAGGCTGGACGATCGCGGCGGCCCGGCCGATGCCGATCTGCGGTGCCGCGATGCCCATGCCCTTGGCGAAGGGGTGAACCTGCCCGATGCGCTCCATCGAGGTGAAAAGCTGCTCGATGACCTGCTCGGCGGCCTCCCGCTCGGCCGGCAGGTCGAAGGGGCGGGCGGGCTCGGCGAGGACGGGGGCGCCGTACTGCACCACTCCAAGGTCACGCATCTGCTCGCTGGGCCGCACCTGGATCACCTGAACTCCCCTTGAGTCGTGTCGCGTTCGGGTCTGGCCCGAAACCGCCATTCCAGACGGTACCGGGCATGGAGGGCGGGTGAGGACGTCGTCCAGGAGAAGACGCGCATCGCGCCCTCCTCGCGCCGCCTCGGGGCGGTCCGCAGCGGCGCCGCCTCGGCGGTCATGGACGTCTCGGTGCCCACACCGCCGGGTCCAGGTCGGCGGGGACGGCCCCCCCTCATGAGGGTTGGCCGATCCAGGACAGTGGTCCCGAGCGGCCGAGTAACTGAATGGAACCATCCAGTGCGGTAGGTGAGGATGGTCGCTATGGCGAATGGCACCAGCGAGATCAATCTGAGCAAGCAGGACCTTCGTGAGGTCACCCGCTATGCAGCCCAGAGCGCGCAGGAGGTCCTTGAGATCTTCGAGAGAGCACACCCAGCCGACTCGCGGCCTCGCGACGCCGTGGATGCCGCATGGACGTTCGCCCGAGGTGGCGAACGCGGGAAGGCACTGCGCGATACCGGGTGGGCGGCACACAAGGCGGCCCGAGAGGCAGATACCGCGGCGGCGAGCAACGCGGCGCGGGCGGCGATGTCCGCAGCAGCCGCTGCGTACCTCCATCCACTGGCCGACGCCCACCAGGTGAAGCACATTCTGGGGGCAGCGGCCCACGCGGCGTGTGTGGCTGAACTTGTTGCGGGCAATGATCGGAAGGCCGGTGCTGATCACATTGAGCAGGCTTGCCGGCACGCGTCACCAGTCGTCGTTGATGTGCTCAGCCGCTACCCTGCCGCACCGCCCGGAGGAGGACGTGTCGGGGAACTGTTGCGCGACCTGGATCAGACCCTCCGCAGCCGCTGTTTGGGCGAGGGAGGCTGCGTCGTCTGCGGCCAGGATGTCCCCTAGGACGATCGGCGGCGGGAACGGAACGGAGAGAGTGTCATGAGGCGACCGTTGCTCTTCCTCGATGTCGACGGGCCCCTGAATCCCTACGCGGCGAAGCCCGAGAGGCGACCCGAGGGATATACGACCCTCCGCATCCCGCGAGACACCAGCGCCGCCGCCGAGTTGGGCACAGCGCATGGCAGGCGGACGCCGCTGCGGGTGTGGCTCAACCCTGACCACGGACGGGCGCTGCTGGCGCTCGACTACGAGCTGTGCTGGGCCACGACCTGGATGAGTGAGGCGAACCGGTGGATCGGCCCGGTGCTCGGGCTGCCGGAACTGCCCTTTGTCGACTTCGGCGACGCCCTGCACAGAGAGCGTCCGGACGGGGTGCACTGGAAGTCCGAGCCCTTGGTCGCGTATGCCGACGGCCGGCCGTTCGCCTGGGTGGACGACGAGCAGAGCGATGCGGATCACGCCCATGTGGCCGACGGCCACCACGCGCCCGCTCTTCTCCACCACGTCAATCCCCGGATCGGCCTGCGGGAGGGCGACTTCACCGTCCTCGCCGCCTTCGCCGCATCCATCGCCCCGACCCGGTGACCGGATGATGGAGGCCGGGAAACGGCCTCAAGCCAGGAATGCCGCCATGGTCGCCGTGAATTGGTCCGCATCGTCGAGCCAGGGGTAGTGGCCGGCTCCCGGTTGCACGACGAGAGTGGCGGTGGGGAGCAGCTCGGCGTACTCGGCAACTGACTGCGGGGGGCTGTTCAGGTCGAACTCTCCGGCGAGCAGCAGGGCGGGGGCCGTACAGGTGGCGAGCCCCGCGCGTGTGGCGTGGGGGGTGAAGGCGCCGTCGGCCGCGAAGAGGGTGACCGCCTCGGGGTTGGTGGGCCGGCTGGCTGCGTGGTGGTGCTGTGCCGCGGTGTCCCAGTGGCCGTAGAAGAAGGAGGCGACGGCGTCCGCGTCGCCGCCCGTGCCCGCGGTGAGCGCTTGCAGGGCGGCGAACGCCGCCGGGAACCACGGCTCGGCCTTCCGGAGCCCGGCGAGCTCACGTCGTGTCTCCGCGGTGACCGCTATGCCGACGGCTCTCGTGCTGGGGCCGATCAGGGCGAGCTTGGCGATGTGCTGCGGGTACCGGGCCGTGTACTGCGCTGCGATGTTCGCACCGGCGGAGTGGCCGAGCAGGTCCAGCCGGGGAAGTCCGAGGTGTTCGCGCAGCGCCTCGACGTCGTCGACCAGGCGATCGCAGCGGTAGGAGGCGGTGTCCTGGGGAATCGCGGACCGGCCGGTGCCGCGCAGGTCCGGGACGATCAGCCTGCGGTGCTTGGACAGGCCGCCGAGGTCGCCGAGGTAGCGGGAGTCGGTGGGGCCTCCCGGGAGGCAGACGAGCGGGTCGCCGGTTCCGATCACGCGGTAGGCGAGCCGGGTTCCGTCAGGTGCGGAGAAGGTGGGCATGGCTGCATCCTGACAGTCATAACCTGGTTATACAACTGGGTTATGACTGGCAGAATCGGGATGGAACCGGGTGTATAACCTAGCTATGGCACGCGACGAGCACACGCAGCAGGAGCCCGAGACGCTGACCGAGGAGCAGGCCGGACGGATGCTCGCCGAGATGAACGACGTCATCCGCGCGGGTGAGGAGATGCGGAAGCTGCGCACCGAGATGATCAAGCTGTTCGCCGACTTCGGCTGGACCCAGGAGAGGATCGCCCAGCTCACCGACCTGAGTCAGCCCGCCGTGTCCAAGCAGGTGACGAAGTACAAGGCGGGCGACCCGCTGCCCCCGATGGGACTCTCGCTCGACCAGCACGACGCGCCCTGGCTCGAAGGCCGCCTGTGGGGCCTCGCCGAGGAGATCTCCGAGAGCTGCGACGACACCGCCCGCTGCACCCGCTACCTCAACGCCGTTGCCCGGGGGAAGAAGCGCTTCACGCCGCAGAGCGTCGACGAGCTGCGGCGCCTCGTCGAGCAGGACCTGATGCTGCACCAGGCGGAGCTGCCCGGCGGCTACCGGGACGCCTACGACGAGATCAGCCGCGGTCTCGACGTCCCCGCGAGGGTCGCCACCACCGCACCGGCCGCCATGCGGCGCGCCCTCGCCCGCCGGCTCCAGCGCGACCGATTCAGGCGCGAAGAGTGAACTGCCCGCGGGGGACCGGGGCGCCACCCCCGGCCCCCCGGTCCCCCGCGACCCGCCCAACGCCTACGGCGCGGTCGGCTCCTGTCGTAGCGCCTCGATCGCTCGGCTGAGCATCTTGGCGCGGAACGGATTGGCGGTGTCCAGGGCCCCGGCCACCGCCACCGCCTCCTCCAGCAACTCCCGTCGATAGGCAGGCAGTTCGCGAACCTGGGGCGAGCGGCTGGCCTCCACCAGCACATAGGCGAGCTTCGATCCGTAGACCTCGGGGCTGACCTGTGTCAGCGTCCGGTACACCCACAACGCGTCCGGCCCGCGCAACACCCGCCGATTGCAGCTGAGCAGCTTCACCCTCGCTCGCAGCACGATTTCCTGATCCATCACAAAACCCCCTCGTTCCAGCACTCCCCCGGCGGCCGGTACCCGCCGGTGGCGGGGCAGCCCGATGTACGCGCCGGGGCCCGGTGGGGGCGCCGGCGCGTGAGCCGGGGAAGTGGATGTCGTCGAGTCTGCGGGGTCCCGGGTGCGCGGACAAGGGCGGAAATGCGTGCGCTACGTCCTACCGCCCAGGTCTGCGACCAGGCATGATGGAGTCGACACCCTGCCGACCGTCCAGTCGACGGCGGCCTCCCGCAGGGGGGAGACCAGGCCGCGCCAGACCAGGACCACGAACCGGCTGAACGAGTAGCTCGGGTGGAAGTCCTGCAGGAAGACCGGCGCCGCGCTGATCCGGCCGGTGATCTCGCCGTCCTGCGGGCAGTCGAGCTCGGGCGGCAGGTCGCCAGCGTCCCTGAGCAGGCGCATCAGGTCGGCCGGCAGCCGGAAGTCCAGCGGCTCGGCCACCCCGGTGGCCATCGCGCGGAAGACCGCCCCCGCGGCCAGATCCAACTCCCGTGCGGCCCGCAGGGATTCGCCCTGCGGTCGGCACTCCTCGGGCAGTGACCGGAGCAGCACCGCGACCGCCTCGTCCAGGAAGCGCGCCAGAGTGTCGGGGTCGCGTACCAGGCGGTGCAGGATCGCCTCGTAGTGGGTCTCCTGGCGGCCGTACAACTCACCGCTGCCGACGGCGATATTGAGCTCGCCCTCGATCAACTCCCGGTCCATCCGGTCGGGTTGCGACCAGGAGTCCCGGTAGTTGCGGGCGATGGCACCGGCCACCGGGTCGTGCTCCCGCTCGAAGAGGAAGTCGCGCAGCAGCTCGCACAGGTCGACCATCCGGACGCCGCCGCTCGCGTGCAGCAGACGAAGAGTGCAGCGCAGCAGGGACTTCTGGAAGAGGTACAGGCAGAACCTGAACTCCAGTCCGCGCAGCCACTCCTGTTCGGTCATCGTCGCGTGGCTCACCACGGTGTCGCCGGTCAGCTCGGGGTCGCTGACGTCGACCGGCAGGTGGCGGACCACGACCTTCTGGTCCTGCCTGAACTTCTCCCGGGTGTAGTCGGTGTTGTTCAGCAGCAGCAGCGGGAAGATGATCGGCGCTCCGCCCGCGGTCAGCACCTCCTCCGTACCGGTGAGGAAGCTGTCGTAGGTCTCGCCGGGCATCCCCCAGATCAGATCGGTGTAGGTGGGGATGCCCAGGTCGCGGAACTCGGCTTGCAGCTTGCGGAAGTTGTCCACCCTGATGTTCGACCGGTTGGCCAGTTCGAGGGCATCCGCGCTGAAGGACTGCGCCGACAGCGTCACCGGAGCCAGCAGCCCGCCGTCGCGCAGCAGGCCGGCCATCTGCACGATCCGCTTGTTGCAGTTCTTCGCCCAGGTGACGAAGAAGTCGACCCGCTTGCCGTACCGCTCGCAGGTGTCCACCAGCATCCGGGCGATGTCGACGTCCCGGGGCAGGATGCCGAAGTTGGCATCCGCCAGGGCCAGCATCATGTGCGGACCGGCCAGCCGGATGATCCGGTCCAGGTCCGCCTCGATCCGCTCCATCGGGAACTGGCGGACCTTGGAGTTGGTCGCACCGCCCCAGTAGCAGAACGCGCAGCCGTACGGGCAGCCCCGGTTGGTCTCGTAGACCAGCAGGGAGGTCGCGGCCAGTTCGGCGTCCGAGTAGACGGAGATCGGTGAGGGCACGGCGGACAGGTCGGCGATGCGGTCGGCGGCCTTGGTGGTGACGAGCCGGCGGTGCGCCCCGGCGCCGGCCCAGTAGCTGAGGCCGTCGATCGACGCGAGACCGTCGAGGCCGTCGAGGCCGTCCCGGTCGTCGCGGCCGTCGAGACCGTCGCGGCCGCGCAGCAGTGAGCGCAGCAGCTCGACGAAGCGGAACTCGCCGTCCCCGTGCACCAGGACGTCCGTCCACGGCGCCTCGGCGAAGAGCGCGTCCTGCTGGTAGCTGACGTCGTTGCCGCCCATCACGATGTGGCAGCCGGGCCAGGCCTGCTTGACGCGCCGGGCGAGCTCGACGGACTTGGCCCGGTTCCAGAAGTAGACCGTGAAGGCCACCACCAGCGGGTCGTCCAGTGCCGCCAGCACCTGCTCGCAGACCTGCTCGAAGGCCGGGCCCCGGGACAGCAGGGCGTGCCGGACGAACGTGCAGCCGGCTGCGACCTCCGGGTCGGCCTGGGCGGCCGCCTGCAGATAGCCCAGCGTCGGGCTGTAGTTGGCGCCCGCGATCGCGGTCAGGTCCACCAGATGCACCTGGCGGGTGCGGGCGGCTGCCGCTCGGGGGGACGGGGTGCCGATGGCCGCCGTCACCTGGTCACGCTCAGGCCGGACGCGTCCAGGCCGGGCGCGGCCACGGGCTCGGACTCGACGCGCTCGGACTCGACGCGCTCGGACTCGGCGGGGCGCGGCGGGCGCAGCCGTCCGCCGACGGCGGCGGGCTCCTCGCGCCGCAGGCCCAGGCGCGGTGAAGTGACCAGCCGCAGCTGCGAGCCGTCGTCCCAGAGGTCGCGCGGCATGATCTCGACCAGGCCGAGACGGTCCTCGTCGGTGGCGGTGTCCGTGGCGGTGTCCGTAGCGGTGTCGGCGTCGGTGGCGGTGGCACTCGCCACTTCCGCCTGCTCGGGGCCCCGGCCGTGCTTGGCGTCGAAGAGGTCCGAGACGCCGGCGACGATCTCGACGAAGGCCGAGTTGCTGGGCCGGCCGACCGGCGCGGTGGGCAGGCCGGTCAGCCGCTGCGCGAGCCAGAAGTAGCCGGCCTGGCCCTGGTACTGGTCGTACATGCGGGCCACCATGGCGAGCATCCGGCTGTACGCATGACGGTAGAGCGACTCGTAGAACGCGCTCGCCTCGCTCTCCTGGACCTCGCCGTCCAGCACCGCGACGATCGAGGCGGCGGCGAGCAGCGCGCTGTACGAGGCTAGGTGCACCCCGCTGGAGAGCAGCGGGTCGAGGAAGCAGGCCGCGTCGCCGGCCACGAAGTACCCGGGGCCGCAGAAGTCGGCCGAGACGTAGGAGTAGTCCTGCTCGACCTTCGCGTCGGAGATCCGGGTGTCACCGGCCAGCAGGGTGCGGAGCGTGTCGGACTCGTCGACGAGCTCGGTGAGCAGGCCTTCCAGCGAGTCGTGCGCCCGGCGCCGCTCACGGAAGGCGGTCTCGTGCATGACGAATCCGACGCTGCGGCGGCCGCCCCGCAGCGGGATGACCCAGTACCAGCCGTCCGGGGAGGAGATGATGTTGCTGCCGCCCTGCGGGGTGCCCGGCAGCAGCTCCTCGCCGTCCCAGTAGCCCCAGATCGCGACGTTGCGGAACACCTCGTGCCGCGTGCGGTTCCTGAAGTGCTGCGCCGTGAGCACCCCGGCGCGCCCCGAGGCGTCGACGACGAAGTCGAAGCGGGTGGTGCGCAGCTCCTCGGGGGCGTCGCCGCTCACCCACTCGGCGGCGACCGGCCGGTCGCCGTCGAACACGATCCGCTTGACGGCGGCGTTCTCGACCACCCGGGCGCCCTGCTTGGCGGCGTTCTTCAGCAGGAGGTGGTCGAATTCCGAGCGGTCGACCGACCAGGACCGTACTTCGGGCCCGAACATCTTGGTCCAGTCCGCGCACCAGTCCTTCTCGGTGCCCCAGCGGAAGAGACCGCCGTGCTTGCTCATGAAACCGAAATCATCGACCTCCTGCACGGCGCCGGCGAGCTCCAGGACCGCCCGGCAGGACGAGGCCAGGGCCTCTCCGATGTGATAGCGCGGAAACACCTCCTTCTCCAGGAGCAGCACGTCCACGCCCGAGCGGGCGAGCAGGGCCGCAGCGAGGGAGCCGGCCGGGCCACCGCCGATGACCAGTACCGTAGCGTCAGTTGAACACAACTCCATGGGGCACTCCATTGGATTGTCATCACCAGAACGGCGCTCACCCTAGAGGCCGAGCCGACTGGTTTCCCACTTGCCACTGGGCCATACGGGTGAACTGGTGATGGTCGTACAGAAATAGGAGTTCGTTCGCAGAGTGAGAACAGAGACTAAACCTCCGCGAGTTCACGCGAATGGATGAAGTGATTGATCATGATGCATGGTCAACTACGGCTATAGTTCTGACTGTTCGCGCACGTCGTTTGAATTCCAGGCGCTGGATGGGCGACCTTTGCGTGAGCATTCGCTGAAGTGTTCGTCCACGCAGAAAGGCGTCGTCTTCCATGATCTCGACCCGACGGCTCGTGATGTCCGTCCTGTGCACCACCACCCTCACCGCTGCCCTGGTCGCGGCCTCCCCCGCCGTGGCCCTCGCCCCGGCCTCGCACCGTGCCGACGCCTGTGGCGCGTCGGCCTCGGACGTCGCAGGGACGTTCGCGGGCATCTTCGACAACAACCCCGCCGCCACGCTCTCGGTCACCTTCACCGCGCCCAAGTCGGTCGCCACGCAGTGGTCCGTCCCGGGCTGGAACGGCTCCGGCAAGGGCGAGTACGAGCTCAGCGCGACCGGGCCGGAGTGGACGAACTCCAACACCGTCGACGGCACTCTCACCGGCGTGGACCAGGAGATCTTCCGCAGCGTGAGTGTCACGTGTGCCAACGGCGACAGCCAGGTCACCACGATCGCCGGCCTCGTCGACTCCGGCAAGGCGGAGATCCCGTTCACGATCAACCGCCAGTAGTCCCGGGCGGCCGTCCGCGCGGAGCGGACGGCCTATCGCCTCACCTCACCAGCTGCACTGTGCACTCCATCGAAAGGCGTTTCCCATGATGTCGATCCGACGGCTCGCGCTGCCCCTCGCGTGCGCCACCGCCCTCACCGGCGCCCTCGTGGCAGCCTCCCCCGCCGTGGCCCTCCAGCCGGCACAGCTCCGCGCCCCCGCCTGCGGCGCTATGGACCAGGACTTCAACGGGGCCTTCGCGGGCACCTTCGACCAAGCCCCCGGCGACACCATCAACGTCTCGTTCGCCGCGCCCCAGTCGGCCGAGACGAACTGGACCGTCGAGGGCTGGACGGGCCACGGCAAGGGCACCTTCGAGCTCACCGCCGGCGGAATCAAGTGGAACAACTCCGACCTGATCGCCGGCCCGGCCACCGGCGTGGACACCGAGCAGTTCCACAGCACGGCCATCAGCTGTGACACCGGCACGAGCGAGGTCAGCACCATCCGTGGCGAGGTCACCGCTCCGACCCCCGACGGCACGGTGAAGTACCCGTTCACGGTCGTCCGCCAGAGTTAGCACGGCGGCGCGTTCACTAGGGCGGGCCGGGTCGCAGCCTCAACGGCGGCCCGGCCCGCCGCAGTTATGTGCCGCGAGGGGTCGATACGTCGGCTGTGACAGTAAGCTGATGGACCATCAGTTCGGCTTGGGAGGATCAGGTGAACACCGAACACCTGGCCGCGGAGGCGATCCTGGCCACCGGGGCGATCACCGCCTTGAGCGCACTCGCCGCGCCACTCTGCCGGCGGCTCGGACAACCCCTCGTGGTAGGGCAGTTGGTCATGGGTGTGGCGCTCGGGCTGCTGCCGGGCCGGCTCACCCGGCTGCTGTTCCCGCCCGACGTCCTGCCGTTCCTCACCGTCATCGCGCAACTCGGCCTCGTACTCTTCCTGTTCTCCGTCGGCTACGAGCTCGACCTGCACACCCTGCACCGTCGCGGACGCACCGTCCTGCTGGTGTCGGCGGGCAGCCTCGGGGTGCCGCTGCTGCTGGGCGGGGCGCTGGGGTGGGCACTGTCGGACGCGAAGCTGCTCGGCAGCGCGGCGGGGGTCCGACCCGGCCCGGCCATCCTGTTCGTCGCCGTGGCGCTGTCGATCACGGCGGTCCCGGTGCTGGCCGGCATCATCCGGGAGCGCGCGCTCACCGCGAGCACGCCCGGGGTGACGGCGATGGCCTCCGCCGGAATCACCGACGCGATCGGGTGGTTGCTGCTCGCCGCCGCGGTCGCTGCCGCCACCACCGGCCACCAGTCCGGGTCCGTGCCGCTCGCCTTCGCCGGCTATCTGCTGGCGCTGGTCCTGGTCGTGCGGCCGGCGCTGCGCCGGTGGATGCGCCGGGCCCGACCGGCCGGACGCGATCTGGCGCCCGTGGTCATCGCGGTGCTGATGCTCTCCGCGCGGTGCACCTCCCAGCTCGGCCTGCACGCCGTCTTCGGCGCGCTGGCCATCGGGGTGCTGATGCCGCGCGACCCGGACGGATCGCCCGACCCCCAGCTGCGGCACTCGGTGGAACGGGCCGGCTCGGCCCTGCTGCCGCTCTTCTTCGTGGTCACCGGCCTGACGGTGAGGATCGGCCAACTGTCCGGTCGGGACTGGCTGATCCTCGGCGTCGTCGTGGTGCTGGCGACCGCCGGCAAGCTCGCGGGCGGGGCGGTGGCGGCCCGGATCGGCGGGCTGGGCCGGCGGGAGTCCCTGATCGTCGGGACCCTGCTCAACACCCGGGGACTGACCGAGCTGATCGCCCTGAACACCGGCTGGAGCGCCGGGCTGATCGGACGCCACCTCTACACCGTCCTGGTGCTGATGGCACTCATCACCACCATGCTGACCGGCCCGCTGCTCTCACTGCTCGGCATCCCGGTCCCGAGATCGGGACCGGGATCGGAGCCGGGGTCGGAGCCGGGAGCGGCGGGCCGCCCTGCGGTGCCCCGTGCGCTCAGAGCAGCAGAACGCCGAGCTCGGGCGTGATCTGCTTGGCCGTCAGACCGGTCTCGGCGGCCAGGTCCTCGATGCCGAAGGTGTACCACTCGTGGGTGACGTCGATCTCGCGCACCACGGCACCGCCGCGCAGCACCCGCCAGGTGGCGGACCAGCGCATCTGCTCCGGACCGCACGGCTCACCGGAGAGCCAGGCCTCGTACTCCTGCTCGCCGAGCCGCTGGCGGGCGATCCGCATCGGGGCGACGGTCTGCGGGGTCCGGACGGCCATCAGCTCCACCACGATCGGCGCACCGGCCGGCAGCCGCGAGGTGAGCCGGCTCCAGAACTCGGCGCGTTCGGCCCGGTCCAGGTAGCCGAGCACTCCGCAGATCACCGCGGCCGAGAGCCGGTCCGGCAGCTCCACGTCCTGCGCGCTGCCGGCCACCACGGTGACCCGGCCGCGCAGGTCCTCGTCCCGGACCACCCGGCTGGTCAGCGCGGTCCGCATCGCGGGTGACGGCTCGACGGCCAGGATCCGGGCCTG
This genomic window contains:
- a CDS encoding NAD(P)/FAD-dependent oxidoreductase; translated protein: MELCSTDATVLVIGGGPAGSLAAALLARSGVDVLLLEKEVFPRYHIGEALASSCRAVLELAGAVQEVDDFGFMSKHGGLFRWGTEKDWCADWTKMFGPEVRSWSVDRSEFDHLLLKNAAKQGARVVENAAVKRIVFDGDRPVAAEWVSGDAPEELRTTRFDFVVDASGRAGVLTAQHFRNRTRHEVFRNVAIWGYWDGEELLPGTPQGGSNIISSPDGWYWVIPLRGGRRSVGFVMHETAFRERRRAHDSLEGLLTELVDESDTLRTLLAGDTRISDAKVEQDYSYVSADFCGPGYFVAGDAACFLDPLLSSGVHLASYSALLAAASIVAVLDGEVQESEASAFYESLYRHAYSRMLAMVARMYDQYQGQAGYFWLAQRLTGLPTAPVGRPSNSAFVEIVAGVSDLFDAKHGRGPEQAEVASATATDADTATDTATDTATDEDRLGLVEIMPRDLWDDGSQLRLVTSPRLGLRREEPAAVGGRLRPPRPAESERVESERVESEPVAAPGLDASGLSVTR
- a CDS encoding radical SAM protein, whose amino-acid sequence is MTAAIGTPSPRAAAARTRQVHLVDLTAIAGANYSPTLGYLQAAAQADPEVAAGCTFVRHALLSRGPAFEQVCEQVLAALDDPLVVAFTVYFWNRAKSVELARRVKQAWPGCHIVMGGNDVSYQQDALFAEAPWTDVLVHGDGEFRFVELLRSLLRGRDGLDGRDDRDGLDGLDGLASIDGLSYWAGAGAHRRLVTTKAADRIADLSAVPSPISVYSDAELAATSLLVYETNRGCPYGCAFCYWGGATNSKVRQFPMERIEADLDRIIRLAGPHMMLALADANFGILPRDVDIARMLVDTCERYGKRVDFFVTWAKNCNKRIVQMAGLLRDGGLLAPVTLSAQSFSADALELANRSNIRVDNFRKLQAEFRDLGIPTYTDLIWGMPGETYDSFLTGTEEVLTAGGAPIIFPLLLLNNTDYTREKFRQDQKVVVRHLPVDVSDPELTGDTVVSHATMTEQEWLRGLEFRFCLYLFQKSLLRCTLRLLHASGGVRMVDLCELLRDFLFEREHDPVAGAIARNYRDSWSQPDRMDRELIEGELNIAVGSGELYGRQETHYEAILHRLVRDPDTLARFLDEAVAVLLRSLPEECRPQGESLRAARELDLAAGAVFRAMATGVAEPLDFRLPADLMRLLRDAGDLPPELDCPQDGEITGRISAAPVFLQDFHPSYSFSRFVVLVWRGLVSPLREAAVDWTVGRVSTPSCLVADLGGRT
- a CDS encoding cation:proton antiporter, with product MNTEHLAAEAILATGAITALSALAAPLCRRLGQPLVVGQLVMGVALGLLPGRLTRLLFPPDVLPFLTVIAQLGLVLFLFSVGYELDLHTLHRRGRTVLLVSAGSLGVPLLLGGALGWALSDAKLLGSAAGVRPGPAILFVAVALSITAVPVLAGIIRERALTASTPGVTAMASAGITDAIGWLLLAAAVAAATTGHQSGSVPLAFAGYLLALVLVVRPALRRWMRRARPAGRDLAPVVIAVLMLSARCTSQLGLHAVFGALAIGVLMPRDPDGSPDPQLRHSVERAGSALLPLFFVVTGLTVRIGQLSGRDWLILGVVVVLATAGKLAGGAVAARIGGLGRRESLIVGTLLNTRGLTELIALNTGWSAGLIGRHLYTVLVLMALITTMLTGPLLSLLGIPVPRSGPGSEPGSEPGAAGRPAVPRALRAAERRARA
- a CDS encoding class I SAM-dependent methyltransferase, translated to MIDYYSPTAEFYDLVGVQRWTQSDPLLAAALAGTDTGHGPVLDLGAGTGRSTEVIARTLPQARILAVEPSPAMRTALTSRVVRDEDLRGRVTVVAGSAQDVELPDRLSAAVICGVLGYLDRAERAEFWSRLTSRLPAGAPIVVELMAVRTPQTVAPMRIARQRLGEQEYEAWLSGEPCGPEQMRWSATWRVLRGGAVVREIDVTHEWYTFGIEDLAAETGLTAKQITPELGVLLL